In Haliotis asinina isolate JCU_RB_2024 chromosome 15, JCU_Hal_asi_v2, whole genome shotgun sequence, one DNA window encodes the following:
- the LOC137265298 gene encoding acid sphingomyelinase-like phosphodiesterase 3b has translation MQDESWFKVCAILLLYPTCAHAHEGFFWHITDHHYDPTYWSEMRSCSDEVPVRGIYGDYWCDSPWRLVNNSINAMVSIKDDVDFILWTGDNIGHVDDQYASETYVLNILRRITDALKTAFPRVKVYSTMGNNDWYPSDQLPGTTHFLYNATAELWEDWIGDGNQLETFRKGAYYTVKTAYGLRIIGLNTNIYYTSDKLTAEMTDPTGQFAWLEEVLKNAKAAGEKVLMTAHVPPGIHVPGKVKRFYTHYNIRFLDIIRTYSDIIVGMFFGHDHYDGFKLLQRNDGRPGVPMFMAPSITPWRYKIPEKSGDPHNPAIRLVKYNQKTGVPLDIHQYYMDLTASNRNNASDWKLEYKASEAYGQSDLSAVSVDNIIKSFRTDKYLLDKYIRYISVLANEETAVNACDEKCRAELNCGFIHMTEDSFDSCYTAIVGGSARLCSSSFLIVMLVSVYMYYGLL, from the exons ATGCAGGATGAAAGTTGGTTCAAGGTGTGCGCTATACTTCTGCTATATCCAACATGTGCACATGCACACGAAG GTTTCTTCTGGCACATCACGGACCATCATTACGACCCTACGTACTGGTCTGAAATGCGGTCCTGTAGTGACGAAGTTCCGGTGCGTGGTATCTATGGCGACTACTGGTGCGACTCCCCCTGGCGGCTCGTAAATAACAGCATCAACGCCATGGTCAGCATCAAGGACGATGTTGACTTTATTCTCTGGACTGG GGACAACATAGGACATGTTGATGATCAATACGCCAGTGAGACATACGTCCTGAACATCCTGAGACGTATCACTGACGCCTTGAAGACGGCATTCCCGCGGGTCAAGGTCTACTCCACGATGGGGAACAACGACTGGTATCCGTCCGACCAGCTCCCAGGCACAACGCACTTCCTGTACAACGCCACTGCGGAACTCTGGGAAGACTGGATTGGTGATGGAAATCAACTAGAAACCTTTCGTAAAG GTGCCTACTACACCGTGAAGACAGCATACGGACTGAGGATCATAGGActgaacacaaatatatactacaCGTCGGACAAACTGACCGCTGAGATGACCGACCCAACTGGTCAGTTCGCCTGGCTGGAGGAGGTCCTCAAGAACGCCAAAGCTGCTGGAGAAAAG GTGTTGATGACCGCCCATGTCCCACCGGGCATCCACGTCCCAGGGAAGGTGAAGCGTTTTTACACCCATTATAACATCCGCTTTCTTGACATCATTCGTACATACTCCGACATCATCGTAGGCATGTTCTTCGGTCACGACCACTACGACGGATTCAAACTCTTGCAAAGGAATGATG GGCGTCCGGGTGTACCAATGTTCATGGCTCCATCAATCACTCCCTGGCGGTATAAAATCCCTGAGAAAAGCGGCGATCCCCACAACCCAGCCATCAGACTTGTCAAGTACAACCAGAAGACCGGAGTCCCACTTGACATCCACCAGTATTATATGGACCTGACTGCTAGCAACAGAAACAACGCCTCTGACTGGAAACTTGAATACAAAGCCAGTGAAGCGTACGGGCAGTCTGATCTCTCAGCAGTTTCCGTTGATAATATCATAAAGTCCTTCAGGACTGATAAGTATCTTCTTGATAAGTATATTAGATACATCTCTGTCCTGGCTAACGAAGAAACTGCCGTGAATGCTTGTGACGAGAAGTGTCGAGCTGAATTAAACTGTGGCTTCATCCACATGACCGAGGATTCGTTCGATTCCTGCTACACAGCAATAGTTGGAGGTTCGGCAAGGTTGTGTTCTTCATCCTTTCTTATAGTCATGTTAGTTtccgtatacatgtattatggaCTGCTCTAG
- the LOC137265299 gene encoding 1,5-anhydro-D-fructose reductase-like isoform X1, with protein sequence MSGEVPNVSFNNGRCMPSIGLGTWKSEKGKVTEAVKAAIESGYRHFDCAWCYNNEAEVGLGINAKINDGTVKREDLFIVTKLWCTHREPGRVEMALRDSLDKLGLSYVDLYLMHTPFAFKESDEICPRDADGNVLMSDIDYVETWKAMEPLLEKGLVRSIGVSNFNLEQMERLLKTDGLKVKPVTNQIEVSPYLTNDELISFCKDRGVTITAYAPLGSADNPAFQSVKDRPLVINDPVLQELGRKYGKTAAQVALRWGIQRNTSVIPKSVTPSRIKENIQILDFELTEDDMKVISNLNRNFRACSFPFVPQHKYHPFNTAGQNGESSKNKI encoded by the exons ATGTCAGGTGAAGTTCCCAACGTCTCCTTCAACAACGGTCGATGTATGCCAAGTATTGGCCTAGGGACGTGGAAG TCTGAGAAAGGGAAGGTTACAGAGGCAGTCAAGGCTGCTATTGAAAGTGGGTACCGCCACTTTGATTGTGCTTGGTGCTATAACAACGAGGCGGAGGTAGGTCTCGGGATCAACGCCAAGATCAACGATGGCACAGTCAAAAGGGAGGACCTGTTCATTGTCACAAAG CTATGGTGTACCCACCGCGAACCTGGTCGTGTGGAGATGGCGCTGAGGGATTCCCTCGACAAGTTGGGTCTGTCCTATGTTGACCTCTACCTGATGCATACACCGTTTGCCTTCAAG GAGTCCGATGAAATCTGTCCAAGAGACGCTGACGGCAACGTACTGATGTCTGACATAGACTATGTGGAAACTTGGAAG GCAATGGAACCCTTGCTTGAGAAAGGACTGGTTAGATCCATCGGCGTGTCCAACTTTAACCTAGAGCAAATGGAACGGTTGCTGAAAACTGACGGGCTTAAGGTTAAACCCGTTACCAACCAG ATTGAAGTGTCTCCGTATCTCACCAACGATGAACTTATATCCTTCTGCAAGGATAGAGGGGTGACGATCACGGCATACGCACCCCTTGGGTCAGCTGACAACCCTGCTTTTCA GTCAGTGAAGGATCGTCCACTTGTCATCAACGACCCAGTATTACAGGAACTAGGCAGAAAGTATGGTAAAACGGCAGCACAG GTTGCACTGCGTTGGGGGATACAGAGGAACACCTCCGTCATTCCGAAGAGCGTCACACCATCGAGGATCAAGGAGAATATACAG ATTCTTGACTTTGAACTGACGGAGGACGACATGAAAGTCATATCTAACCTCAACCGGAACTTTAGGGCTTGTTCGTTTCCCTT TGTTCCCCAGCATAAGTATCATCCCTTTAACACAGCAGGACAGAACGGAGAGTCTTCCAAGAACAAAATATGA
- the LOC137265299 gene encoding 1,5-anhydro-D-fructose reductase-like isoform X2: MSGGVPNVSFNNGRCMPSIGLGTWRSEKGKVTEAVKAAIESGYRHFDCAWCYNNEAEVGLGINAKINDGTVKREDLFIVTKLWCTHREPGRVEMALRDSLDKLGLSYVDLYLMHTPFAFKESDEICPRDADGNVLMSDIDYVETWKAMEPLLEKGLVRSIGVSNFNLEQMERLLKTDGLKVKPVTNQIEVSPYLTNDELISFCKDRGVTITAYAPLGSADNPAFQSVKDRPLVINDPVLQELGRKYGKTAAQVALRWGIQRNTSVIPKSVTPSRIKENIQILDFELTEDDMKVISNLNRNFRACSFPFVPQHKYHPFNTAGQNGESSKNKI; the protein is encoded by the exons ATGTCAGGTGGAGTTCCCAACGTCTCCTTCAACAACGGTCGATGTATGCCAAGTATTGGCCTAGGGACGTGGagg TCTGAGAAAGGGAAGGTTACAGAGGCAGTCAAGGCTGCTATTGAAAGTGGGTACCGCCACTTTGATTGTGCTTGGTGCTATAACAACGAGGCGGAGGTAGGTCTCGGGATCAACGCCAAGATCAACGATGGCACAGTCAAAAGGGAGGACCTGTTCATTGTCACAAAG CTATGGTGTACCCACCGCGAACCTGGTCGTGTGGAGATGGCGCTGAGGGATTCCCTCGACAAGTTGGGTCTGTCCTATGTTGACCTCTACCTGATGCATACACCGTTTGCCTTCAAG GAGTCCGATGAAATCTGTCCAAGAGACGCTGACGGCAACGTACTGATGTCTGACATAGACTATGTGGAAACTTGGAAG GCAATGGAACCCTTGCTTGAGAAAGGACTGGTTAGATCCATCGGCGTGTCCAACTTTAACCTAGAGCAAATGGAACGGTTGCTGAAAACTGACGGGCTTAAGGTTAAACCCGTTACCAACCAG ATTGAAGTGTCTCCGTATCTCACCAACGATGAACTTATATCCTTCTGCAAGGATAGAGGGGTGACGATCACGGCATACGCACCCCTTGGGTCAGCTGACAACCCTGCTTTTCA GTCAGTGAAGGATCGTCCACTTGTCATCAACGACCCAGTATTACAGGAACTAGGCAGAAAGTATGGTAAAACGGCAGCACAG GTTGCACTGCGTTGGGGGATACAGAGGAACACCTCCGTCATTCCGAAGAGCGTCACACCATCGAGGATCAAGGAGAATATACAG ATTCTTGACTTTGAACTGACGGAGGACGACATGAAAGTCATATCTAACCTCAACCGGAACTTTAGGGCTTGTTCGTTTCCCTT TGTTCCCCAGCATAAGTATCATCCCTTTAACACAGCAGGACAGAACGGAGAGTCTTCCAAGAACAAAATATGA